The following are encoded in a window of Clostridiales bacterium genomic DNA:
- a CDS encoding ABC transporter substrate-binding protein, translating to MKKILSLVLFLVVSLSSVFALSCAKEGDKVKIMVPNGITLIAWGGLYDNSDVEIDNVNGPDLLLTAFASSSHDIIVAPLNLGAQLFNNNNTKYKLDSIITFGNLFVVSKDNVSLDENLEDLKGKELIAFGQNATPDIILQAALNSKDITDFQIVYQSGVSDVVAFFTNGNYDYALVAEPVLSQLKNMGLNLTIVDLQEVLKSDMDSIPQAGVFINPESKNINKVNQILKELKNNIEYLKANPQDYAQDIIKHHEYFKNITSEVIASAIQSGNIIDYKKAKDNKTVLEAYFQLLIDQNLLGAQPADDFYY from the coding sequence ATGAAAAAGATTTTGTCGTTGGTCTTATTTTTGGTTGTTTCATTATCTAGCGTTTTTGCGCTATCGTGCGCCAAAGAGGGCGATAAAGTCAAAATTATGGTCCCCAACGGAATCACTTTAATAGCTTGGGGCGGGCTTTATGATAATTCGGATGTGGAAATTGACAATGTAAACGGACCTGATTTGTTGCTTACAGCATTTGCTTCGTCTTCTCACGATATAATTGTCGCGCCGTTAAACTTAGGCGCGCAGTTATTTAACAACAATAATACCAAATATAAATTAGACTCAATAATTACTTTTGGCAATTTATTTGTTGTGTCTAAAGATAATGTTTCACTAGACGAGAACTTGGAAGACTTAAAAGGCAAAGAACTGATAGCCTTTGGGCAAAACGCGACGCCCGATATAATCTTGCAAGCGGCGTTAAATTCAAAAGATATAACGGATTTCCAAATTGTTTATCAATCGGGAGTAAGCGATGTGGTAGCCTTCTTTACAAACGGCAATTATGATTACGCGCTTGTGGCAGAGCCCGTTTTATCGCAATTGAAAAATATGGGATTAAATCTTACCATTGTTGACCTTCAAGAAGTCTTAAAAAGCGATATGGATTCAATCCCCCAAGCGGGCGTTTTTATCAATCCCGAATCCAAAAACATTAATAAGGTTAATCAAATTTTAAAAGAGCTAAAAAACAATATAGAATACCTAAAAGCCAATCCCCAAGATTATGCGCAAGATATAATCAAACATCATGAGTATTTTAAAAACATAACTAGCGAAGTTATCGCCTCGGCTATCCAAAGCGGCAATATTATAGATTACAAAAAAGCCAAGGATAATAAAACCGTTTTGGAAGCGTATTTTCAATTATTAATAGACCAAAACTTATTGGGCGCTCAGCCCGCGGATGATTTTTATTATTAA